The Syngnathus typhle isolate RoL2023-S1 ecotype Sweden linkage group LG11, RoL_Styp_1.0, whole genome shotgun sequence genome contains a region encoding:
- the ppil1 gene encoding peptidyl-prolyl cis-trans isomerase-like 1, whose translation MSGIPPDTWQPPTISLETTMGTIVLELYWNHAPKTCKNFAELVRRGYYNNTKFHRIIQNFMVQGGDPTGTGRGGASIFGKQFEDELHPDLKFTGAGIIAMANAGPDSNGSQFFLTLRPTQWLDGKHSIFGRVQQGIGVLSRIGLVETKGQDRPVDDVKIISATVSN comes from the exons ATGTCAGGGATACCTCCAGATACATGGCAGCCTCCCACTATTTCACTGGAGACAac GATGGGGACAATTGTGTTGGAACTATACTGGAACCATGCACCCAAAACCTGCAAAAACTTTGCTGAACTGGTTAGAAGAGGATACTACAATAACACAAAGTTCCACAGGATAATACAAAACTTCATGGTGCAGGGTGGTGACCCTACTGGAACAG GTCGGGGTGGTGCCTCCATATTTGGAAAACAGTTTGAAGATGAGCTCCATCCAGATCTTAAATTCACTG GCGCTGGTATAATAGCTATGGCCAATGCAGGACCAGATTCAAATGGAAGTCAGTTTTTCCTCACGCTCAGACCCACTCAGTGGTTGGATGGAAAGCACAGCATTTTTGGAAGGGTTCAGCAGGGGATTGGAGTACTGAGCCGGATTGGGTTGGTGGAAACCAAAGGGCAAGATCGACCTGTTGATGATGTAAAGATTATCTCTGCCACTGTGTCCaactaa